A window of Eucalyptus grandis isolate ANBG69807.140 chromosome 4, ASM1654582v1, whole genome shotgun sequence genomic DNA:
CTTCTCTGGAGTACTAGAAAGGAgacaactatatatatatagtgaacCTTCAATTGTTCCTATGAAatcgaaataaatttatcaagtATATAGAATAGTTTCAAAAAAGTCAAATACGTATGCCCGTTTGGACTTTCTGTTATCCACACGCAAACAAATAATATGTGGGGGCAACTCTTGTTAGAAGGAAAGAGGACAAGTacaaaccaaaaataataataacaaataaattatgACGACACTATTTTCACCCCTTATATTATTAAATACACCCAATTTTTACCGAGAAGACAAAATTGCCTTCAATGATTCAATTACTATTTAAAGTGGTTGTCCCAAATTTATTGACTTTCCTTTGTTTTAGTTTTTATGTTTCTATGTAAATTTAGTTACCAGAAAGACAAAATTACCATATATATCAAAAGGCATCTTTTAATGTCATattttacttccataaaaattagtTCTGTCAAAAGAGAAGTTTCCAAGAATTCCAGTTCTTTTCTATattgtcaatcaaatttatAGATAACTTGTGGattatattctagaaataatgtaacatggacaatttttagcacaatcatttgtttataaatttttatttttgttgtgtATATCAACATCAAATCCAATCTTATTGTCTTCTTAATAATTGAATTCTCCAAAATCAGAACCATCGCACATGCATGATTCGAACATTCTTCTTGAAGAATTGAATGTGATTGAATTCATTTACTAAAGTAATGGCATTCGTGGGCCCACTTTTAGCTGTagtttgttcttcttcttcttttttccttttattaactGGCAAGTCCTTTACTCTTTTCGGTCTACATGGTCCTAGTTTCTCGTGAGTTATGCATTCTCATCATGTTACACACGATGGATCCTAGCCAAACCAGGTCTCCCTCAAAGATTTACATACGTAAACTTTTTTTGGGTGCACGAACTTTGGTAATGTTAGTTGACGCGCAATTTGAGGATCACCTTTACTTCCCAATGGCAAAGTCAGAGCTCATAATCATTTGTTTTCTATTGTGATGTTTGCATAATGTACCATAAccaataaaaatttaaagaaaaaaaattaagatagtTCAATGGCTATCTATCAATTTTACTATGTAGAAGAGAGACGTGacaaaagttaaaattaaaaaaaaaaaagaaaaggtgaaggCAAGAGCGAAGCTGTTCTGCTTTGTCGGCGGGCCAGCAACCCTCATCGGACGCCTAGCAACTCCTGTTGGGGTGTCCGTGGGctagggcttgcaagccctcgcctaCATCACACAAATGGTCGCCATTGTGAATATGTAGAACTGAATTCATACGACTACTCTTCCAATGTTTTGAACTTGTGCCTCTATGTAACATTAACTATAATTATGTCTGTTTATGGAATTGGTAATTATTATCCTATCTGAACCCCTTGCGACGTTATGTGTATGTAGAAATGTATACTCTGTTAAGGGCAAAACTGCATTGGCAATGGGTTATTATGTTTAACTTAACCTTTTTTTTCATGTATGTTGGTCTACACTTTGCTTCCCAATTGGTGCcatcatttatcttttttcagtTCATTAGAAAATGGACTTATTTTTGTTGACATACACTTTCAACTGTCCCTTACTTGTAGAGAAATAGGAACGGCTCCTGGGACTTGTGGACGATACCACTTCTAAAGCAGGTAAGTTGTCACGTGACTATAGCTTGTCATCCGCAATTATTTGTATCTAATGAATCCGTAACAATCTGTCATGTACATCGCCTCTCAGACTGCCATTGCTTGCGAGAAGGTGTTGACAGTTTCTGCTGAGATAGATCATCTTCGGGTACCTGAAGTTCACTTTTTCTGGAATAATTTTGATATTACAGGTGAAGAACATGAGTGACCTTAAAGTCGTGCTTTCTCAGGTAATGACGTTGAATGTCGGATGTTGACCACATTATAAGTCGCTAACTATGCATTCCCTCATGTTAATGGAGACATTCTCCGGATTCTGTACAGTATTCCTGGACAACTGGGCAATTTGTTAAGTCTGCTAAAACAGTAATTCAATTGGACTGGAAATTGAACATATTGAGAAGTATGTGATACTTTATTTGATGCAAGAGAAAATCCGCAGCTGTCAGTCGAGTGAGTGAGCAAATTGGGTTGACAACATCAAAGGACTAGAGCCCGGACTTAAGCTCGCTTAAACTGTTAGGACAGGACTTAATTCTTGGTCATCTCTAGTATCAATGAGTTTCCCACGACATGTTAGGAAAGAGAGGCTGTTGATAATGACTGCACATGTTATTAACGCCAATCTTAgttaaaacaaaatttataattttgagtATATTGGgagtagtaaaaaaaaaatgaaaggtggTATCCTCGTGGAAAACTTGATGTATATCTAAAGTCTGCACAAATGCTTTTGAAAGCTTGAAAAATAACGTTATAGTAGCCATTATTTACCTACCAACATGTGGTTTAGATGCCCCAATGGTCAGCTCTTTACAATTATTATGTGCCCTTCTATGTTGTACTCCAGTACTTCTTAGGTAGTGTAACCAACATACGGTACTGATGCGGTATATTGACAATACAGTTAGCTAAATAAGGGGCGAAATGTATAAAAGATAATGTTGTAATCTGTTTATTCTTACTGTTGTCTCTGTCCTGTTGCCGGTTACCTAGTTTCTCATATTCATGATTAGAGTTATCTATCTACCATAAGTGCAACTTACCTGCCTGTTTATCGAGCACCATGATTGGTCGAGGCGTTGTTGAATTTTTGTGATGACTGGGTGAGAATAAGTTCTCCAAAGTGTGAATTACACATTTTTGTGttatgtcttctttcttttcgatATTGAGGTGACAACATGTCGTGAAGCACTATATATTGTTCGAAGAATTtattcccctttttcctttcaaaagtttcataatATTCTTTACTATAATTCACGGAAGTTCTCTTTCTTGTCTATTGTTTCTTTATAGATGTTGCAgcataaaactttcaatctgCAGAGAAAATGTGGTTCCACGTTGCAGAATGACACCTCATTAAGCCATGCCACCATGGTGTAAATTTCTACAACTTTTAGTTTGATGCTAGGAGGTAATACTTGACTTTAGTCGTGGGGCCTTTTAACAGCAATATCTTCCTAGAACATCGTGTGTGCTACTAATGCTGTGTGCCCAGACTAAGGACCTCGACTACGTTGGCATAACTCATCTTAAGCTGCTTCAATCTGTCTTCGTATTTCAATCATGAAATTGAGGAAAGAGTATATATAAAGAAGAGGACCAATATCTTGACGAATGTTTAAGGAGGAACTATTGACTGGAAAAATTTGTATGGGAGTTGGTACTAGTGGGAAATCAAAATGATTCATaccaaatatttttctagaCTGCAGACATGAAACAACATAATGTCACACATTAAATCAACTGCAGAGCTTGCTAAGTTCTTTCTTGCTACAACTGAATCTAATATAATTGATGAATCTGCTACCCTATCTTCTTGATGCGACGGTCCTTTTTATTGTCACTAGAAAAGGGAGAATTTTATTGCTTAACCAGCAAAAAGAGCCACGTTCCTTTATTCTATTTCACCTGGATTGAAATTCACGATTCATTTAGTGAAAAATTTCTAATGGAAAGTGAAGAATTAGTCGACctgtgaaaaagaaaacgaggatgaaagaaagaataaagttATGTGTGCTTTTCCACTAATGAATCCTCTTTTCTAAGTGGACACTAGAGGAGGTTCGTTGCGGTGCTTCTGTTTCTTGCCATTGACACCAACTACCtatctaaaaattttcaatttgtcgTCTTATTCGAATACCAAGCAACGAGTCGTTCTCCTGAATTCTTTCATCCTTATCACCCAATTCCTAAGGAATCTAAATTACTTCTCAAGTGTGCTTTTGTTAATTGTTTTAACAGACTAGGCTTGTTTCTTTGTTCATGAAACTAGTGAAGAACTTCATATTATTAGTAGATACCCACACTCATAACGTTATAAATCTCGATGATAGATGAGCTTAAAGTTTCGAACACCTTAGCGGTAGTACCTTGAAATGGAGATATCAATGTCTTTACCTATCAATGTAGGAAAATGATACTAGAAGTACCCATAACCTTAGTAGGACACTTACTTCAATACTCAAAAATTTTGAGTGATTACTTGAGACCacttaaacaaacaaaacaaaacaaaacaaaacgacAACTTCAGTGCTATCGACGATTTGGGTTGCCGAAAAATTCTacatgacaatattttatcGTATAAACTCCGACAGGCTTTCCTGGCATGGTGGAGTCAACAATTAAACCTCTAAATGATGTTGTTTAGAGATTGTTTGCCCCAAATTAAGGAATTATTCAATGTGTTCTTgaaaaaccctaaccctaaccctaattcCTCAAATTGGGGCGGAATCATCTTATCAAATCTCGTGCTAAGAAAAAGCAAAGTTAGGAAACGTTCAAAACTCGTCCACGATACGATTTCACTACAAGGCCTTATTTCCAATCCTCCACTCATGGCCTCATCTTCACTGCAAGGCCTCCTATTCCTCTTCCAAGCTAGAAGAACTGGTCCCTTCTTCACCCATTCTCCAATTTCATCGTCCGGAGCTGTAGCAAAGGACGATGGAAGCATCATGAAGACAAACGAGAGTTGAGAAAGAGGGCTCTGTTCTCTACTGAGAAAACAGAGCTCTATTTACGGAGCCCTCTTTTTCCATTGCGTTTGCTCTGTTTTCTCCTCACCGTAAGCGTGCACAAACGCAAGAACTTCGAGATTATTGTTGgtgttattatttttcttttgcccttttgcTCATCACTTATGCAAACACTAAACTGAGTTTATCcaaaacaaacttccaacatgCAATTATTCCTCTCTTTGAAAACAAGACCGAACCAACCTCCCAATTTCTTTGACTTCTTCAGATCCACTCCTCATTTTACGCAAAACCAAACTCTTCTCCCAATTTTCTGTCCTGAATTCGTGATCTTCCGCTTCAATCATTTGGTTACTACAGTATATTCATTTTGAAACAGTTGTTGGTTGAACGCCGCAAAGATAATAGAGAAGAGTTTTACTTTTGCCCCCGGGGGAAGAGAAGCCCGTTGTTTTGTTCACTTTGCCATATGAAAAAATTTCCACGTTGGACTTTTTTTTAAAGCCACgtgaataaaaatttgtaaaaaaaaaaaaaaaaaaaacttacgaTCTGTTGGAATTTGTTGCTAGAGTGacttaagtaattatttttttaccaatataacactcaagtaatcatttgaaaagttttgaCATTATAAAGATATGGCATTTTTAATGTCCTTTTCCCCACCGATgctttcagaaatagaaattaataaGTGGTAAAGTATTTAAGCTAGATCATGGTAGAATGTCATTGTAATAAAAAGCATGCATTTTCAAAggttccatttttttcagaattaTTTCCTATACTCAaatcaattccaaaattaagAATTCACTTGAGAACTTGTGAACTTGCCACCGATAGGTATGTGAAAAATTAGGGgattggaatatttttaattactGGCAACATTGACATTGACTTGAAATGAactgttctatttttttttttttttggtttatgtcattaaaaatttgaaacttaTATCCACATGACAAAAATATCCAAACTAAATTTCGTCTCACAAGAAACCAACAACTCATTTgccacaaactaatttttgtctcatgaaaaatttcaaaattggtAAGTTGACCGAAGATTACCCTCAATGTTAGATCCTAAACTACTAATGGATGCTAGATTTGGGTCAAggtaccaatttggggtaaatgtatcataaaaaactagttcaagaatttttgtgagatgaaaataTAGTTTGGGATATATAGTTTGggatatatatattatggaaTATCAGTTTAGGGATTTTTAAGATAATAACACTATTTTTATTGCCTCTTGTATGGCCAACCAAGACAGAACATATAATGAATATGAATGATTAACCATGTTGAATTaagaccttaaaaaaaaaaaaaaaacatgttgaaTTCAATGCTGAGGATTACAAAATCGTGTTTGCCAAGCTTCCTCCTTTACAATCTTATGGTGTAGGAGttgtattttctatgatgtAGTCCCGTGATTACATTTTGTAGTGATTAATGATTTTCATATGATCATAGAGCATTCAACTTTGGAAAGTGGGACAATTTAAGGAAATTGCATTTACATGAGAAAATGGACATAACACAAtggatgaaaaaaaatatacaatgaTATATGGTGTCATCATAGTGGTGTAATGTTGCCATAACGTGCTTTTGCCCTTACTTGATGCTACAATTTGCACCCCTTTTTACCATTAAACTagtggaaaaaaagaggaatgtATCTAACCAATGCATTTCTTGTGGACCAAGCTTTATATTGATGATTGGATTAGATTGAAGACCTTAGAAGAAGCTGGGAAAGCCAAATTCATCAACATCTCTATATTGGCACCTGATTTTAGTCAACAATTTAAGTGTCGATTCTTGTAAAAAtaccaaatcaaaataaaaaatagcaagaagaaccaaaaaaataaataggcaAATAAGAagcaaatcaataaattaaaaaaaaaaaaaggagtctAATTTGGTCTTGATCTTCTATATGGCCCGCAAGAGGAGTTTTGTTCCATTCGCCAAACAGGTCAGCTTCAGCCTGGATCAGTTCGCACGGCCCATGTCCAAATTCGCTGatcacaagagaaaaagaacagaaaaattgcCCTGGCAGAGAAGCTGCGTTCGAGAAGCTTGTGTATTCTTCACCCCGCCACCATTGGACGTCGCCTACCTCCTCCGGCCGTCGGACGGTGCTCGCCTCCTCCAGCCGTCGTTGATCCTCAGTCTCGGGAAGACACTGATCGGAGAGAGAACCATTTTTGAGGCACGCATGCACATATGAGAGAAAACACACCGGCAAGGACGAttgaagaagagggaaaaactCGTACTCCCTCAGCGCCCTTCTtttgaatttccttttcttcggtCATCCCTATCCGTTATCTGCCGGTAATTGCCATCGGTTTACCATCGCCGGCCATCAACTAACGTACGTACTGAAAGAGAACTAGAACAGAAGGCACCGGTTGAAATCGCTCGAGAGGTTTTTGAGCGTCCAGAATTCACTCTCTCAGTAATTTCTTCCGAATCCTTCCCTGCCTCTTCGTTGTCAATCGTGTTTTGGTCTTGAAGTCTTGAAGCAAttcgtcccataccatgccttGAACCCCCGACCTTGAGCTAGATTCTTATGTTAGACCCAACCACAAGGCCAACAGGCAGGCTGGTGAAAACTTCATTACCGGTGCTCATCCTGACCAGCGACGTTTTCCGGATCCGGCTCGACTAAATAACCCAAATGACCTTTAAGGCCCAGACCCCTAAAGTAGAAGTTTGACCATATGCGAATCCGGCTCATAGGCCCAGCCCATGCCCCTTTGGCGAGGGCTGTACAAGGCCGCCCCTCGCCAAATCTGACTAGGGCCCTTGCCAGCGGccatgaaggaaaaagaaaaagaaaagaagaaaagagaaggaaaaaaataaaagaaaaagaatccaaaaaaatattttaaaacttaaaaaatattcaCGTCAGCATTTACCATATCACGTAAGACTGGCATTGTTCACGTCAACAATTTTCGACTAAAATTGAccgaattgactcaattggtattaatatgaaaatgtttatgattaaattagtcaatTAATATGTTTAAGTCTGAATTGATATCAACgctatgacttttttggtacttttctaataaaaaatttgtatccATGAATGGTTACATTGTTCGAGATTGGCCACTAATCCTTCCCATGCATTAGCAAGTGATGCATATATTCCACACACGAACACCAAAGTCAAAACGAAATGATTGTATTTGCATGAGTGGGCGACTAATTTTTTATAGGTTGATATGGTGATATATCTTTTGCCTCATGTACCTAATCATTTGATGTTGTTACTTACTCACTGAATTGACTTTGAAAGTTAATCTCAGAAAGATGACGTTCCCACTTCCAAGAAGGCCTATGAAGTTTTTCAAAGAATCGGATAGGAAGGATCTTACATCGCCCACGACTCTTGCTCTTAACAGATGCTGAAAATGTTATGGCACTTTCTGTGGTTTTGCGCTACTGCGCCAAGAAGAGAGATGCATAGAAGTAAGAAGGCAAAGTCCCAAATTCAAGGGCAACTTCAACTATACGCTACCAAACAACTAAACATCACATTCTTCGACAAAACTCCGGAGGCGTGCAAACCTTCATCTTGAGCACGGCAATCTAGCGGGCGATCAACCCAACGATGGACGTTGACAGGTTTTACATTGGACAGCTGACATAAAAGTGCTCGAAATCGACGGCTgacaaagtaaaaaagaaaatttcctgTGCGCAAGGTCACCGGAATGTAGAACCGGTCCAACTCATTAGCTTTCCTCGCGACCAATCGATGAGCCTTGCTTTGAAATCAAGCAATGGCATCCCAAACTTAAACAAAAACCTTCGGATGTATCTTTTGGGAGAGCTACCTAGCACCCACGAATGAGCCTCGTGGTCTGGGTAATCATAAAGTAATGACACAGTGAAGATAACTCCCCACGCACAATAGGGAGCGATGCTTTCCCCGATTCTCTCGTTGGGTCTATGCAATACAGTATTTATCCCGAAAACATAGGACATCATCATCCCCACTGTCGCAACTGCAATGCAACATCCCACGGTCGGGATGTGTCTCGGCTCTGGGCGATAGCTGAACATAGTACTTTCACAATGCAAGATTATTGCTATGATGGAACAAAGGAACGAACAAGTGTTACACATTACAAAGGCTTTGAAACTTGCCCTCTTAGCAAAAATTGCCGTTCCTCGATTTGGTCCATCGTTGTTATAACCTCCAGGCATTGTGAAGGCTGCGGCGAAGGTTACTGTGGCTATGAGCCCCGCCACTAGTAGTTGAACGTCCATAATGCCTTTCTTCGACAAATCAAAATTATCTTGGTTGGGAATATTACTTCTTGTGGTTATAGACACAGATGGTCGATCTAGAACAAATTGCTTGTCTAACCTCTTCTTACCGTATTCAATAAACCAACCTTGAAAACCCGGGATTCCATGAGATCCTTTCAACAGGTGATGAACTTTATTAGCTTTATAGTCAACCTAAAAAAGTACAGAATATATCAATTAATGAGTGAAAGTTTCCTGGCGAAATACTTCAAAACCCTCATTTTACACACTCAAAATCCATCTATAACATACAGAACTCCCAACAAGTCCAAAAACAATACGACGAATTCATTCGAATCATCTCTATTGGATCAAAATAAATGATAGATAACAGCTGTTAATAGAGTTTCTTGGAGTAAATAATTACAGTTTCAAGTATGGTATCCCAGTCTTGatttattctctatttttccttttgttttccttttctttcttttgcccaTTTATGTTATCACCCAATTTTAAGGATCCCAACCCGAAATGTCTTGCATTGTTTTTGAGATGACTAAGACGGAAAATTGCTGTTGAACTATTTGAAGACCCGCTTGTCGCACGGATTTGAAACttattgaaatattttgttCTGATAATATAATACGATCAAACGACGTAATATTTACAAACGGATATGTGTTTATCAACCAAACAACCAAATTAACTAATAGTGAAATTACTTTACTAACTGGTTTGTCTTAAACTATACCTTGCTATTTGGATGTTTTGTAGctgaataattttaataaagcaaaatattcaaacttaaaattgtttttttattatatgcATTTTTGGCTATTAATACGATATTTGTTTGTTTCATCATGTGATCGGATCGTAAGAGGGGCTTTAATATGTGGGAATGAGCTAGATGGTTAAAAAATATAAGCATTTTTTGGATCTATAAAGAGTTCTATTTTTAAATACGACTTTTTAGCTACTGCCAAGGTAATTATTGagtcaaataaaatttctatatgACAATGCAAATTCCTGACTATGTTATAGACtactaataaaattttgaatacaaCTTTTTAGCagcaaatttttgttatttttgcaATACGCATAAATATGGCATAACCAATTTTTTCATTTGTCtacaaatattttacattttactTTGTCACTAGGTCGTTTGTCCACATATCCAATTTGTAGATATATTggtattttaaataaaagaagaagatatgacCATACATATTTActtaataataaacaaaaacattatgTACCAACTCATATATTGAAAGAACCATAAAGACTTCAAATAATGATTTTACGTTTATTGGcttttatataaaataagatTTTAATTATTAAGCAATGTTAATTGATGTTGATATTTTGTTGcaggaaaatgatggagaaagCCTTTGTATTTTTTGTGCAAGTAGTAATAGTTAGTTTGCTAACTAATACTAAGTGATGTGGGAGGGAACGAAGTTTTGTGATAATGTGGCTCAACCACAATGTTCAATTCTacctaattttcttatttatttattataagatatGAAGTGCGAAATCACTTCACTCCGAGCCCCTTGAGCCCTTATTTCATATGTGTGTCACACTCAATAAAGAGATTTATGCTACTATTTgctatgaaaattgaaaatattgtcaATATGCTTAAACACTCGAATAAGCAAAACAAAAGTTGATGCAAAAAGTCTTCAATTGGGTAGTTTGTTTGCACCTGCTTGGGCCACAGTTTCTAAACAATACTGAAGAAACTACTCTACGAGTGAACAAATCTGACTCTATAACGTTCAAGCAAGCATACCTCATTATGGGCAGAGAAAATGTCAAGAGCAGTGAAATGATCCTTATTTTTGGCCAAATGGTCCACCCTCTTGTCTTGTGCAAGTATGTATATGatattgtattttttatgaagtgCAGCCAAATGCAAAGCCGTGTTTCCATTGTTGTCTTGTTCGTTGATAAGATCCTCCATGTTTGGCATCCCTAGTATGTACTTGATTACATTCTCTTGTCCACCGATAACGGCTGCATGAAGAGCCGATTGCCCTTTGGTGTTTATCAAGTCAAAAGCATCAGGACAGGATCTAATAAGCTCGACAATGACATTGACATAGCCTTGATATGCTGCAAGGTGAAGAGCTGATTCCCCCGCTTTATCTAAATCGTATGCCACAGAAGTATCGTGTTGCAAGAGTAGTCGAACTGCTTCGACTTTGCCCAAGTAAGCGACGTAATGAAGAGGGGTCCACCCCAAATCATCTCCTTCTTTGATCGTTTCTGGCCTCTTCTCCATGATCTTCTCCCAACCTTTGCAAATAAAATAGGGAAATATCATGATTTAGTCTGTTTATAGCATCTAGACATAGATACTAAAGTTGCATTTCATCCTATTAAGTTTCCCCATTTTCTCTGTACTAGGAAGGACTACGTCATGGTAATCTGAAGTTTTTTCAGGTGATCTTGTGTAACACTTGTAGAACCTTACTACCTTCAATCTGGCATAATGCATAAATTCGTAAAGTTTATCAATTTAAAAGTGAAATTGTTAGCAATTCATTAAGCAGTTTGAGAAGAAGCTTCTCAAATTTTCAGCAAGGCATCTGCGCTGACAAGGCTAgaataaaagaccaaattttTTACTCAAATGCCAatcattttgtggaaaatatccTGCCCGACTCAATTTTATAGGAGAATTTAGATAATGAAAGAGGACTCGCACCTTCTacattttcaaaagtaaaatcatTGCGTCCCTTTGCTTTCAAGTCATCTTAATTTGCCCTCGAGGGCTAGGAAATTGGGCATGTATGCCCTGATCTTTTGGAAATGTATTGCAATGTGCCAGCCATCATTtgcaaaccaaaaaaaaaaaaaaaaagcggtaTAAGTCAGAAAAATGTAAGAGAACTAGATCTTGAAAACGTGTAGAAAGAAATTAGCGGGTGAGAAAGACTATTACCCACACTGTTATCAAAATAGTGATTTTCCGCATGGATGCATAATCtaaaattgatatcattttttCGGTCCGCATTCCAAGAGAAGACGAATGGGTTTAAACTTATTTAAGAGTCAatgaataaaacaaaaaagagaacgCAATGAGATAACAACTCAGATCTTTTCAAAACATAAACCTCGTGTATAACCTAATCAAGAGGCTTGTCCTTGGGAAAAAGTGTATGACCTTTCaccaaaacaaatgaaatggtATATAAATAACTTTTGAATTTACTGTACATTTATTGAAAGCTAGGATAGATGGCGGCCGTCACTGCTGACACCATCACTCTCGTCTAAGAGAAGTCCTTCCACAACAGAGAACttccattaattttttcttttaactggGCTTAGTAGATCGTGATACTTACTGGTcagtgagagagagattccAGCGTGTAGAGCTGTCAAACCCTTAGGACCCTTATGAGAGGATGACAAAGAGAAAACACCCAAAATTAACTCAATGGTACAAGAAAGTCCTCGATCTGCTGCAAGATAAAGCAGGGACTCATCAGCTGTATTAGTAATATCACACAGTTGAGGATCTTCTCCAATCAACAACTCTACCACCAAATCATGGCCTCCTCTTATTGCACAATGCAGCACGGTATCCTTATGTAAATTCTGCTTTCGAACTAGCTCTTTGGATGCGTCAGCTTGTCCATTCTCAACGACCCAATGAAGTGATTTCGACAAATCAATGAACATTCTAACCGCTCTGTAGCTTCCCACTTTAGCAGCGACATGTAAGGGAGTGTCTCCTTTATAGTTACTTTGCCAAAGAAGGGATGGTCCCGATGGACTTTGAAGAAGATGTTCAATGAAATTTACCTGTTTGTATTGAGCCGCAAGATGAAGAATGTTGTTCTCCTTTGGTGTTGTTTGGTGGAAAAGGTCCTCTCCGTTTCCCGAAATTATTGTGATCAGGGAATCAAAGTCTCCTGATGTTGCAGCCTCATACACTTTAGGATGCATTCTTGCTCCTTGTTTATTGTTTACAGGACAAAGAGCAATTGCACGAGAACTTATTGATATAAGCAATGAGTTTGAGCGGAAGGAACTTCTTTGAGCTCTATAAGAGGAGTTgactaaaggaagaagattgGGGAGGAAATGTTTTTAAGCTTCTCAAGAGCACCCAAAAGGAGATTGCTATATGTGTATCTATAAAATGTGATATATCAGGCTTCTTGTTGTGAAATTTTTGTTCTCTCGAGAGCAAATTTATAATACCGAAGTAGTGGAATCAAGACAAGTTTGAAAAACAGGTAAAAATCGACGTCCAGGTAGACATGTGGTCTTCTTTGGGTAGGTAGCAAAGATAACCTCCTTCGTTAATCTTCAGCCAA
This region includes:
- the LOC104441534 gene encoding ankyrin repeat-containing protein ITN1 translates to MEKRPETIKEGDDLGWTPLHYVAYLGKVEAVRLLLQHDTSVAYDLDKAGESALHLAAYQGYVNVIVELIRSCPDAFDLINTKGQSALHAAVIGGQENVIKYILGMPNMEDLINEQDNNGNTALHLAALHKKYNIIYILAQDKRVDHLAKNKDHFTALDIFSAHNEVDYKANKVHHLLKGSHGIPGFQGWFIEYGKKRLDKQFVLDRPSVSITTRSNIPNQDNFDLSKKGIMDVQLLVAGLIATVTFAAAFTMPGGYNNDGPNRGTAIFAKRASFKAFVMCNTCSFLCSIIAIILHCESTMFSYRPEPRHIPTVGCCIAVATVGMMMSYVFGINTVLHRPNERIGESIAPYCAWGVIFTVSLLYDYPDHEAHSWVLGSSPKRYIRRFLFKFGMPLLDFKARLIDWSRGKLMSWTGSTFR